The uncultured Cohaesibacter sp. region CAGGGCGGCGTAATCGAGCCCTTCAAGGTGAAAGCGATTGATACCGTGGCGGCGGGAGACAGCTTTAATGGTGCCTTGGCTGTGGCCCTGTCAGAAGGTATGCCGCTTGAAGCCGCTCTGCGCTTTGCCTCCGCAGCAGGGGCGCTGGCCACTACGAAAAAGGGCGCGAGCGAAGCGGTTCCTGATCGGTCCGCAGTGGATGGGTTGATTTCGAACGCCTGAAATGAATGCCACAAGGGATGAGACAGCTTAAGGGCAGGGTCGGCTGATGCGGGCTCTGCCTTTCGTGCCTTCATGTGCAACTGATGCGACTTTTTCGTCTCTTCGGCTCGCTATCACGGCAATGTGAATGAGGCGGTGCAAAATATAGCCCATATAGGCGCAAATCAGCCCAATGGGGGAACCATTGCCGTCGTGGCGCGTTCCTTCAAAACTGGAAAAAAGCCAGATTATGTGGTAAAATATTACTTCATAATTAAGGGTTGAATTTGGCTGATCCCGGTGCGCTGTACCACAAATCCGCTTTTCAAAGATGATCTGTGGGAAGCCTGATTGTCTCGAGACTATGAGACAGATCCATTCGTTCATCGCCTCGGTGTCGGGCATGGAAAACCAACAAAGCAAGCGGGGACAAGGATATGAAATTACGTAGAACAATCGTGGCTTCGGCTATTGCACTGTGTATGGGAATTACCGGTTTGCCTCTGGGCAATGTCAATGCGTCATTGGGCTTGGTTGGTGTTTCTGAGGCACAAGCCCAACCGGCTCCAAGATGGCGAAAAAGACCAATTCGTCGCAGACCTCCAGTTCGCCGTAGAAGCAACAACAATAATGTGGGCGCTGGCGTCGCAGGGGCGATCATTGGACTTGCCGTTGGCGCTATCGCCGCAGATGCCGCCCGCAAGAATTCCAATCGCTACCGTGCGCCGGAATGGTGCAATGTGCGCGCCTGCTCAAGCCGCTACAGAAGCTTCCGGGCTTATGACTGCACCTTCCAGCCTTATAACGGCCCACGCCGATATTGCCGCATGTAGGACATCGGCCTTATGAAGGCTCAAGCGAACGTGCCCCTTGATGTTCATTGTTACAAGCCGATCATCCGGGATACCGGGTGGTCGGCTTTTGTGTGCAACTGCTAGCAATTTCTTGTGATCAAACCAAGCCTGCGCTCCGATTTTCTGGCTGGGAGAGGGCCACCGGACGCTTCTTGTGGTAAGACAAAAATCAGTTTATAGGATTGGCCCCGTCAACTATTTGATATTTTAAGTAGTTGTACCTATTGGGAAATCTTTGAAACTATTTTCGATCCATGTGACGATACGCTATCAGCGCATATCAGCTATGCAATTAAATTCATCATTGCGAATCCAGCGATTTAAAGGAACTATTAGAGCTGTTCTAATTTTGATTGCACTGCACAAAAATGATAATCTGTGTATCTGATCTGCGTTTGAGGAATAGGTCGTCATCTGGACGTGCATTCCGCGCAAGTGATATACCAATGTCTAGTTCTAGAATGAAGTGATGCAGAGAGTTCATGACCTTCCCTCCCTCCGCACTCCAGCAACCGATCACAAAGCTCACGTCTCTGACATTCGATGAGCTTATGGTTGGTCGGTGTGCCAGCGTAACCCGAAGCCTGACACAGACAGATGTGAATCTGTTTGCGACGGTCTCTGGCAACGTGGATCCTCTTCATTTTCCTGAAGGGGCGGACAATGCTGTCTTCTCGCAGCCAGTTGGTCATGGCATGTGGGCTGGCGCGATTTTTTCCGGTTTGCTCGGCTCGCATTTGCCCGGACCGGGCACCATCTATCGCAAGCAGAATTTGAAATTCCGCGCCCCTATTCCTCTGGAGGCCTGCGTTACGGCTTCGGTCTCTGTGGCCTCCAAAAGAACCTCGCCCAAGGGCCACAAGCTGGTAAGCTTCGATTGCCGGATGACGGATCAGGATGGCACAGTGCTGGTGGAAGGCACAGCAGAGGTCATTCCGCCACGCGCCCATTCCGATCAACCCGGGCATAGTTTGCCGGATTTTCAATTCATC contains the following coding sequences:
- a CDS encoding BA14K family protein, yielding MKLRRTIVASAIALCMGITGLPLGNVNASLGLVGVSEAQAQPAPRWRKRPIRRRPPVRRRSNNNNVGAGVAGAIIGLAVGAIAADAARKNSNRYRAPEWCNVRACSSRYRSFRAYDCTFQPYNGPRRYCRM